Proteins from one Bartonella sp. HY328 genomic window:
- a CDS encoding sugar phosphate isomerase/epimerase family protein yields the protein MKLGITTEGLAHLSLVDALNTIAELGLEYVEFGLGGWNTAPHAKLKTLLADAKERNYFLGLIKERNLKISALNCSGNPLHPGDIGMQDTQLTKDTIALAKLMGVNRIVMMSGLPAGNATDTCPNWITTSWPLEAVEMANWQWKERLIPFWQEHAKLAEENGIKICIENHGRQCVYNIETYMRLRDVIGPTIGINFDPSHLIWMGGDPVSAIKALGSEHIYHVHGKDTRIEPAAKINGTLDDKPVTPIEKRFWNYVPVGHGISKRGWRDIVQALRDSGYDDVISIENEDYTLDSLQAIRDGVDTLSFAIKYSKQQAA from the coding sequence ATGAAATTAGGTATTACTACAGAAGGATTAGCACATCTATCATTGGTTGATGCGCTTAATACAATTGCAGAATTAGGTCTTGAATATGTCGAGTTTGGCCTTGGCGGTTGGAATACTGCCCCCCATGCCAAACTCAAAACATTATTGGCTGACGCTAAGGAACGAAACTATTTTTTAGGCCTTATTAAGGAGCGTAATTTAAAAATTTCAGCCCTTAATTGCTCAGGCAACCCGCTTCATCCTGGCGACATTGGTATGCAAGATACACAGCTCACCAAGGATACTATTGCTCTTGCCAAGTTAATGGGCGTTAATCGTATTGTTATGATGTCCGGTCTTCCAGCTGGCAATGCCACCGATACCTGCCCCAATTGGATCACAACTTCCTGGCCATTAGAGGCAGTTGAAATGGCTAATTGGCAATGGAAGGAACGCCTGATACCCTTTTGGCAAGAGCATGCGAAATTAGCTGAAGAAAATGGTATTAAAATTTGCATTGAAAATCATGGTCGTCAATGTGTTTATAATATTGAAACATATATGCGCTTACGCGATGTCATTGGTCCAACTATAGGTATTAACTTTGACCCTTCTCATTTAATTTGGATGGGCGGCGATCCAGTTTCTGCTATTAAAGCACTCGGTAGTGAACATATTTATCATGTGCACGGCAAAGATACCCGCATCGAACCTGCAGCAAAGATTAATGGCACATTAGATGACAAGCCTGTAACCCCGATTGAAAAACGTTTTTGGAACTATGTACCCGTTGGACATGGCATATCAAAACGCGGTTGGCGCGATATTGTGCAAGCTTTGCGTGATAGTGGTTATGATGATGTTATTTCAATCGAAAATGAAGATTATACACTAGATAGCTTGCAGGCTATTCGTGATGGTGTAGATACCTTAAGTTTTGCGATTAAATATAGTAAACAACAAGCAGCATAA
- a CDS encoding glycosyltransferase family 25 protein — protein MKFYVINLDRSFDRWQHIEQQFKKLGLLPERIAAVDGKSLSSSMANCYVAGRYSPLKNTEIACFLSHRKCWEVICESNDDYAMVFEDDVFISSQLNDFLLTGLWQQGIDLLSVEKFYSPLKVKPKEFLVDGPFSIYRVVEDNPGTGGYLISKKRARDLLKQSENFCHLVDSYMFSPRRIIGSKYGSFQLSPALCTQGWQNPEFSASHALAPTTMLANNDIALSARVKKYSMGDQCERAKANIKKYLLAIGSIRKNIDFNE, from the coding sequence ATGAAGTTTTACGTTATTAATCTTGATCGTTCTTTTGATCGCTGGCAACATATTGAGCAACAATTTAAGAAACTTGGTTTGCTACCAGAGCGGATCGCGGCGGTCGATGGTAAGAGCCTTTCCAGCTCCATGGCAAATTGTTACGTGGCAGGCCGTTATAGCCCGCTTAAAAATACCGAAATTGCTTGTTTCCTCAGTCACCGTAAATGTTGGGAAGTGATTTGCGAGAGCAATGATGATTATGCTATGGTGTTTGAAGATGATGTTTTTATATCAAGTCAACTTAACGATTTTTTACTTACGGGTCTATGGCAGCAGGGGATAGACCTTTTATCTGTCGAGAAATTTTATTCGCCACTAAAGGTAAAACCTAAAGAATTCTTAGTTGACGGTCCGTTTTCAATTTATCGCGTCGTTGAAGATAATCCTGGAACGGGTGGTTATTTAATTAGTAAAAAGCGTGCTAGAGATCTGCTTAAACAATCAGAAAATTTTTGCCATTTGGTGGACTCGTATATGTTCAGTCCAAGGCGGATAATTGGCAGTAAATATGGCAGTTTTCAGTTAAGTCCTGCGTTATGTACGCAAGGATGGCAAAATCCAGAATTTAGCGCAAGTCATGCACTTGCTCCAACCACGATGCTTGCCAATAATGATATTGCTCTTTCTGCACGAGTAAAAAAATATAGCATGGGTGATCAATGCGAGCGGGCTAAAGCCAATATTAAAAAGTATTTATTGGCTATTGGCAGTATCCGAAAAAATATTGATTTTAACGAATAG
- a CDS encoding ribose-phosphate pyrophosphokinase → MKLFCGNANPRLAADIAKYLNIPLGSATVRRFADQEVFVEIHENVRGKDVFVLQSTSYPANDHLMELLIMIDALRRSSARRITAVIPYFGYARQDRKPGPRTPISAKLVANLITEAGAHRVLTLDLHAGQIQGFFDIPTDNLYAVPVIARDVKANYSTDNVMVVSPDVGGVVRARSLAKRIDAQLAIVDKRRERPGESEVMNVIGDVAGKNCLMLDDIVDSGGTLCNAAEALLQKGATSVTAYITHGVLSSGAAARIANSKLKELVITDSIQPTDEISQTSNIRVISIASLLGEAISRTAAEQSVSSLFD, encoded by the coding sequence ATGAAACTTTTCTGCGGAAATGCAAATCCACGTTTAGCTGCGGATATTGCCAAATATCTCAATATTCCCTTGGGTTCGGCGACAGTGCGCCGCTTTGCCGATCAGGAAGTTTTCGTAGAAATTCATGAAAATGTGCGCGGTAAGGATGTGTTTGTTTTACAATCCACCTCTTATCCAGCTAATGATCATTTGATGGAATTGCTGATTATGATTGATGCCTTGCGCCGTTCTTCAGCGCGCCGTATCACTGCAGTAATCCCTTATTTTGGCTATGCTCGCCAAGATAGAAAACCTGGCCCCCGCACACCAATTTCCGCTAAACTTGTTGCTAATCTTATTACCGAAGCTGGCGCCCACCGCGTTTTAACCCTTGATCTTCATGCTGGACAAATTCAAGGCTTTTTTGATATTCCAACTGATAATCTTTATGCTGTTCCTGTCATTGCTCGTGATGTTAAAGCCAATTATTCAACCGATAATGTTATGGTTGTATCGCCTGATGTTGGCGGTGTTGTTCGTGCCCGTTCGTTGGCAAAACGCATTGATGCGCAGCTTGCTATTGTTGATAAGCGCCGTGAACGCCCAGGCGAATCAGAAGTGATGAATGTTATTGGTGATGTTGCAGGCAAAAATTGCTTGATGCTTGATGACATAGTCGATTCCGGTGGCACTTTATGCAATGCAGCTGAAGCCTTGCTGCAAAAGGGTGCAACCAGTGTTACCGCTTATATCACCCATGGCGTGCTTTCAAGCGGTGCTGCTGCGCGTATTGCTAATTCAAAGCTAAAAGAATTGGTTATCACCGATTCTATCCAGCCAACGGACGAAATTTCTCAAACCAGCAATATTCGTGTTATTTCTATCGCTAGCCTATTGGGCGAAGCGATTTCGCGTACTGCTGCAGAACAGTCCGTATCAAGTCTCTTTGATTAA
- a CDS encoding DUF4424 domain-containing protein, translating into MTPIRAVLYYALCLFAFLGQSTSQAVAGDWAPLAPTALGGIEFPFNKDISIENEVLHVSKNLIHVSYMLKSISRNKRTIDISFPMVAVEQEDENSSPTFPPPSLKRQYNLKFQFLVNGKEIQVAKRFFVKQIDITDMLVHKRQKLRSQIVFFNDKIDFGNYYVKNNDTNKEFFQKHNIGFACDDEYCKLNATVEGIYQWQQDLTPDLTKIEVKYVPLIGEGYSFSNHWGIDKEFVATRDVFYPDERNATPTFRQYFCIDDAKANAIKKATQTGEYISAYSIVYNWNNARYWQRPIKNFHLIIDKENAKQIVSYCPYIGKKTSPTRFEWKTKDFVPQGKLRILFLSNP; encoded by the coding sequence ATGACGCCAATTCGTGCAGTGCTTTATTATGCCTTATGTCTTTTTGCATTCCTTGGACAAAGCACAAGCCAAGCTGTTGCTGGTGATTGGGCGCCATTGGCACCTACCGCGCTTGGTGGTATCGAATTTCCTTTTAATAAGGATATCAGTATCGAAAATGAAGTTTTGCATGTATCCAAAAATCTTATCCATGTTTCCTATATGTTAAAATCGATAAGTCGCAACAAGCGCACCATCGATATTTCCTTTCCCATGGTAGCTGTGGAACAAGAAGACGAGAACTCTTCTCCCACTTTTCCGCCGCCTTCGCTGAAACGACAGTATAATTTAAAATTTCAATTTTTGGTAAATGGTAAAGAAATTCAAGTTGCTAAGCGCTTTTTTGTCAAACAAATAGATATTACCGATATGCTCGTGCATAAGCGCCAGAAATTGCGCTCTCAAATTGTTTTTTTTAACGATAAAATCGATTTTGGAAATTATTACGTTAAAAACAATGACACAAACAAGGAATTTTTTCAAAAGCACAATATTGGTTTCGCATGTGATGATGAGTATTGCAAATTAAATGCAACAGTTGAAGGGATATATCAATGGCAGCAAGATTTAACACCAGATCTTACCAAAATCGAAGTGAAATATGTACCTTTAATTGGCGAAGGATATAGTTTTAGCAATCATTGGGGAATTGATAAGGAATTTGTCGCTACACGCGATGTATTTTATCCAGATGAACGCAATGCCACTCCCACCTTTCGTCAATATTTTTGTATTGATGACGCAAAAGCTAACGCCATAAAAAAAGCAACTCAAACAGGTGAGTACATCTCAGCTTATAGCATTGTTTATAATTGGAATAATGCCCGTTATTGGCAAAGGCCGATAAAAAATTTCCATCTTATTATTGATAAGGAAAATGCCAAACAGATTGTGTCCTATTGTCCCTATATTGGCAAAAAAACTTCGCCAACCCGTTTTGAATGGAAAACAAAAGACTTTGTGCCACAAGGAAAATTGCGAATATTATTTTTATCCAATCCATGA
- the argH gene encoding argininosuccinate lyase yields MNQTDKSNQMWGGRFASGPDAIMEEINASIDYDRKLYKQDIKGSLAHAAMLAKQGIISAHDMQEIERGLHIILKEIESGSFVFSRRLEDIHMNIEARLKDLIGEPAGRLHTARSRNDQVAVDFRLWVKDETQKTAASLQKLIALLVKRAEQFANSYMPGFTHLQTAQPVTYGHHLMAYVEMFGRDLSRMQDAVHRMDESPLGAAALAGTGFPTDRFMTAKLLGFREPTRNSIDSVSDRDYALEFLSAASICATHLSRMAEEIVIWSTPQFNFVRLSDSFSTGSSIMPQKKNPDAAELIRAKTGRINGALITLLTVMKGLPLAYSKDMQEDKEAVFDAAETLELCIAAMTGMMGDIHINTNAMAKAAGSGFSTATDLADWLVRVLGLPFREAHHVTGRAVALAEEKHVELGALTLQDLQIIHKDITSDVFDYLTVEKSVESRQSYGGTAPNQVRQQIEIWKKRLTPNS; encoded by the coding sequence ATGAACCAGACCGATAAAAGCAACCAGATGTGGGGTGGACGTTTTGCCTCTGGCCCCGATGCTATTATGGAAGAGATTAATGCTTCCATTGATTATGATCGCAAACTTTATAAACAAGATATCAAAGGCTCCCTTGCCCATGCAGCGATGCTTGCTAAACAAGGTATTATCTCTGCCCATGATATGCAAGAGATAGAGCGCGGTTTGCATATTATTTTGAAAGAAATTGAAAGCGGCAGCTTTGTTTTTTCACGCCGTCTTGAAGATATTCATATGAATATTGAAGCGCGCCTTAAAGATCTTATTGGCGAACCGGCAGGGCGTTTACATACTGCCCGTTCACGTAACGATCAGGTTGCAGTAGATTTTCGCCTTTGGGTTAAAGATGAAACCCAAAAGACCGCTGCCAGCTTACAAAAATTAATTGCCCTTTTGGTAAAACGTGCTGAACAATTTGCAAATAGCTATATGCCGGGTTTTACCCATTTGCAAACAGCGCAACCGGTTACTTATGGTCATCATTTAATGGCCTATGTTGAAATGTTTGGCCGTGATTTGTCGCGCATGCAAGATGCGGTTCATCGCATGGACGAGTCGCCCCTTGGTGCCGCAGCCCTTGCCGGTACTGGCTTTCCCACCGATCGTTTCATGACCGCTAAATTATTGGGCTTTCGTGAACCAACTCGTAATTCGATTGATAGTGTATCTGACCGCGATTATGCGCTTGAGTTTTTAAGTGCGGCCTCTATTTGCGCCACCCATCTATCACGCATGGCCGAGGAAATTGTTATTTGGTCAACGCCACAATTTAATTTTGTGCGTTTGTCGGACAGTTTTTCAACCGGCTCATCAATCATGCCACAAAAGAAAAATCCCGATGCCGCCGAGCTTATCCGAGCAAAAACGGGCCGTATCAACGGCGCATTAATCACATTGTTGACCGTGATGAAAGGCTTGCCGCTTGCTTATTCAAAAGATATGCAGGAAGATAAAGAAGCGGTATTTGATGCAGCTGAGACCTTAGAGCTTTGCATTGCCGCCATGACGGGTATGATGGGTGACATCCATATTAATACCAATGCAATGGCAAAGGCCGCAGGCTCTGGTTTTTCTACAGCTACCGACCTTGCCGATTGGCTGGTGCGTGTGCTTGGTTTGCCATTTCGCGAGGCGCATCATGTCACGGGGCGCGCCGTTGCTTTAGCGGAAGAAAAACACGTTGAACTTGGTGCGCTAACTTTGCAAGATTTGCAAATCATCCATAAGGACATCACCAGTGATGTGTTTGATTATCTCACAGTAGAAAAATCCGTTGAAAGCCGTCAATCTTATGGCGGTACAGCACCTAATCAAGTGCGCCAACAAATCGAGATTTGGAAAAAACGCTTAACCCCAAATAGCTAA
- a CDS encoding TlpA disulfide reductase family protein, whose amino-acid sequence MLEAKSYGKRIKTAIKTIFKSNMCRSLVAMPFLLYVISPSPSMAENKSCTLNEQKLSTLKNSRSGDFTNVVMAQDPFYAGDLTFKNSDGKEVKVSDFKGKTVFLNLWATWCAPCRDEMPDIAKLQDEKADDSLAVVAVNIDKQEDSYVHDFLKEYKADNLPFYRDTSMEIFHKLRREGLALGLPTTLIIDKEGCLTARLIGSAPWGDENGMKFIDKVKELDAQ is encoded by the coding sequence ATGCTTGAAGCAAAATCTTATGGCAAAAGGATTAAAACAGCAATAAAAACTATTTTTAAATCGAATATGTGCCGTAGTCTTGTTGCTATGCCGTTTTTGCTATACGTGATTTCTCCTTCTCCCTCAATGGCAGAAAATAAATCTTGTACGCTAAATGAACAAAAATTAAGCACATTAAAAAATAGTCGGTCTGGCGATTTTACCAATGTCGTTATGGCGCAAGATCCGTTTTATGCCGGTGATTTAACCTTTAAAAACTCAGATGGTAAAGAGGTTAAAGTTTCTGATTTTAAGGGTAAAACAGTTTTTTTAAACCTTTGGGCCACTTGGTGTGCACCATGTCGTGACGAAATGCCTGATATTGCCAAACTGCAAGACGAAAAAGCAGATGATTCTCTTGCGGTTGTTGCTGTTAATATTGATAAGCAAGAAGATAGTTATGTCCATGATTTCCTAAAGGAATATAAAGCAGATAATTTACCTTTTTATCGCGATACTTCAATGGAAATTTTTCATAAATTACGCCGTGAAGGTTTAGCGCTTGGGCTTCCAACTACATTGATTATTGACAAGGAAGGGTGTTTGACTGCTAGGCTTATCGGCTCTGCTCCATGGGGTGATGAAAATGGCATGAAGTTCATCGATAAGGTTAAAGAACTTGATGCGCAATAG
- a CDS encoding ABC-F family ATP-binding cassette domain-containing protein has product MANPPLLTLDQLSLTFGGTPLLTNANLSVGEGERIALVGRNGSGKSTLLKIAAGLVEPTDGEIFRHPGATIRYLPQSPDMDGFDTVEAYVEAGLGPADDHYRVGYLLDHLGLSGDANPRDLSGGEARRAALARVLAPSPDVLLLDEPTNHLDLTTIEWLEKELAQIRSALVIISHDRRFLETVSRSTVWLDRGVTRRLDQGFKFFEEWRDKVLEEEERDQHKLGRQIEREEHWLRYGVTARRKRNVRRLDELHNLRARHRSHQGPQGVVQLQAADSRDSGKLIVEAKHIAKAYGERVLIKDFSTRINRGDRIGLVGPNGAGKTTLLSILTGIIEPDKGSVRLGVNLEVAMLDQKRSLNLDETLKDYLTDGRGDSVIVNGEQKHVVSYMKDFLFQTEQARTPIRELSGGERARLMLARLLARPANLLILDEPTNDLDMETLDLLQELVAGFPGTVILVSHDRDFLDRTVTSVIAPEGDGDWLEYAGGYSDMLAQRRDKALSIRKEQKTAKNNEAANTSQKNENSPVKEQKRKLSFKQKYALDNLPIEMEKLNGEIAVLEKELSDPNLYSKNADRFHDLSKKLEQKQASLMEKEEEWLELEMLREEME; this is encoded by the coding sequence ATGGCCAATCCTCCTCTTTTAACCCTTGATCAATTATCGCTTACCTTTGGCGGCACGCCTTTATTAACCAATGCTAATTTGAGCGTCGGCGAGGGGGAGCGTATTGCATTGGTTGGCCGCAATGGATCTGGTAAATCCACCCTTTTAAAAATCGCCGCAGGCCTTGTTGAGCCAACCGATGGCGAAATCTTCCGCCATCCTGGTGCAACTATTCGCTATTTGCCACAAAGTCCTGACATGGACGGTTTTGACACAGTAGAAGCTTATGTTGAGGCGGGTCTTGGGCCGGCGGATGATCATTACCGCGTTGGCTATTTGCTAGATCATCTCGGTTTAAGTGGTGACGCTAATCCGCGCGATTTATCAGGTGGTGAAGCAAGACGTGCGGCTCTTGCTCGCGTGCTTGCTCCCTCGCCTGATGTTTTATTATTGGATGAGCCAACCAACCACCTTGATCTTACCACCATTGAATGGCTTGAAAAAGAATTAGCGCAAATTCGCTCGGCGCTCGTGATTATTTCTCATGATAGACGTTTTCTTGAAACGGTAAGCCGCTCCACCGTATGGCTGGATCGCGGTGTTACTCGTCGTTTGGACCAAGGCTTTAAATTTTTTGAAGAATGGCGTGATAAGGTTTTAGAAGAAGAAGAACGCGATCAGCATAAGCTTGGCCGCCAGATCGAGCGTGAGGAACATTGGCTACGCTATGGTGTAACGGCGCGGCGTAAAAGAAATGTCCGCCGTCTTGATGAATTGCATAATTTACGTGCCCGCCATCGTAGCCACCAAGGGCCGCAAGGTGTTGTGCAGTTGCAAGCTGCGGATAGCCGCGATTCGGGTAAATTAATCGTTGAGGCTAAACATATTGCTAAAGCCTATGGCGAGCGTGTCTTAATTAAAGATTTTTCTACCCGTATTAATCGTGGTGATCGTATTGGACTTGTTGGCCCTAATGGTGCTGGTAAAACCACGCTGCTTTCAATTTTAACCGGCATTATTGAGCCAGATAAAGGCAGTGTGCGCCTTGGGGTTAATCTTGAAGTGGCAATGCTTGACCAAAAGCGCAGTCTTAATCTTGATGAAACCCTTAAAGATTATTTGACTGACGGGCGCGGCGATAGCGTTATTGTTAATGGCGAACAAAAACACGTTGTATCCTATATGAAAGATTTTCTCTTTCAAACTGAGCAAGCACGCACACCGATTCGCGAGCTCTCAGGTGGTGAACGCGCAAGATTAATGCTGGCACGGCTTTTGGCTCGTCCTGCAAATTTGCTCATTCTCGATGAGCCAACCAATGATCTTGATATGGAAACACTTGACCTCTTGCAAGAACTTGTTGCTGGCTTCCCCGGCACAGTCATTCTTGTAAGCCATGATCGCGATTTTCTTGATCGTACTGTCACATCGGTTATTGCGCCGGAAGGTGATGGCGATTGGTTGGAATATGCTGGTGGTTATAGTGATATGTTAGCGCAGCGCAGGGATAAGGCGCTGAGCATACGCAAAGAGCAAAAAACAGCGAAGAATAATGAAGCCGCCAATACTTCGCAAAAGAATGAAAATTCGCCGGTGAAGGAACAGAAGCGCAAACTATCTTTTAAACAAAAATATGCACTTGATAATTTGCCGATTGAAATGGAAAAGCTCAATGGTGAAATAGCAGTCCTTGAGAAAGAATTGTCTGATCCAAATCTTTATAGCAAAAATGCTGACCGCTTCCATGACCTTTCTAAAAAGCTGGAGCAAAAACAAGCATCGCTAATGGAAAAAGAAGAAGAATGGTTGGAGCTTGAAATGCTACGCGAAGAAATGGAATAG
- a CDS encoding DUF1127 domain-containing protein, whose product MNLVRSFNNWRRYRTTVNELSRLSSRELNDLGINRAEIPTIARRAVR is encoded by the coding sequence ATGAATTTGGTTCGCTCTTTCAACAACTGGCGTCGTTATCGCACAACAGTTAACGAGCTTAGCCGTCTTTCCTCTCGCGAGCTCAATGATCTTGGCATTAACCGTGCTGAAATCCCAACAATCGCTCGTCGCGCGGTACGTTAA
- a CDS encoding DUF1127 domain-containing protein has translation MNLVRSFSNWRRYRTTVNELNRLSARELNDLGINRAEIPSIARRATR, from the coding sequence ATGAATTTGGTTCGTTCTTTCAGCAATTGGCGTCGTTACCGTACAACGGTTAATGAGTTAAATCGTCTTTCTGCTCGTGAGCTTAATGATCTTGGCATTAATCGTGCTGAAATCCCATCAATTGCTCGTCGCGCAACACGTTAA
- a CDS encoding energy-coupling factor transporter transmembrane component T family protein: MISDFENQASARLWAKNAPIPVKILLLFALGLFVFFFTRIDIMAITFLLLLLAYPLVGFSLKRPLLNLAKLWWLLLGLFLVQWITIRWTDSLAITLRLAILILAANLINATTKASDMLDAFERFFTLFKPLGVNPKKIALALSLTLRFVPVLKTIADEIYEAQKARGLERSFLALFIPMLIRILKMGDDVSQAILARNYDNE; this comes from the coding sequence ATGATAAGCGATTTTGAAAATCAAGCTTCCGCGCGTTTATGGGCAAAAAACGCGCCTATACCTGTCAAAATTCTTTTGCTTTTCGCTCTTGGATTATTTGTTTTCTTTTTCACCCGCATTGATATTATGGCAATTACTTTCCTATTGCTATTGCTTGCCTATCCCTTGGTAGGATTTAGCTTGAAACGCCCACTTCTAAATCTTGCAAAGCTCTGGTGGTTATTACTTGGCTTGTTTTTGGTGCAGTGGATAACGATTCGATGGACGGATAGTCTGGCGATTACCTTACGCCTTGCAATTTTAATCCTTGCTGCTAATTTAATTAATGCAACCACTAAAGCCAGCGATATGCTTGATGCATTTGAGCGATTTTTTACTCTGTTCAAACCGCTTGGCGTCAACCCCAAAAAAATTGCTTTAGCCTTGTCATTAACTTTGCGATTTGTACCGGTTTTGAAAACCATTGCTGATGAAATATATGAAGCACAAAAGGCTCGTGGTTTAGAACGGAGTTTTTTAGCTCTATTTATCCCTATGTTAATCCGTATTCTAAAAATGGGCGATGATGTTTCGCAAGCAATTTTAGCGCGAAACTATGATAATGAATGA
- a CDS encoding energy-coupling factor ABC transporter ATP-binding protein — protein sequence MKPTALTDVDSSTNKHIELRDVTLTLGDKTVLSSISVTLQQQRIGIIGANGSGKSSFARLLNGLLLPSTGTVFIDGLDTKKDGKNIRRKVGFIFQNPENQIIMPTIEEDIAFGLKNMKLPKEEIQRRSDDILALYGLDAIKTSSAHNLSGGQKQLLAICGVLVMQPEIMVFDEPTTMLDLRNKRRIAELIHNLPQRVVLVSHDLDLLQDFDRVLVVDEGKLAYDGSANAAIKFYKNLIQ from the coding sequence GTGAAACCTACAGCCTTGACCGATGTGGATAGCTCAACGAATAAGCACATTGAGTTGCGAGATGTTACTTTAACGCTTGGTGATAAAACGGTTTTATCATCAATTAGTGTGACGCTACAACAACAACGTATTGGTATTATCGGTGCCAATGGCTCAGGTAAAAGTAGTTTTGCAAGATTATTAAACGGGCTTTTGCTGCCAAGCACCGGTACTGTCTTTATCGACGGCTTAGACACTAAAAAAGACGGTAAAAATATCCGTCGCAAAGTGGGATTTATTTTTCAAAACCCAGAAAATCAAATTATTATGCCAACAATTGAGGAAGATATTGCTTTTGGGCTTAAAAATATGAAGCTGCCAAAAGAGGAAATCCAAAGGCGCAGTGATGATATTTTAGCACTTTATGGCCTTGATGCTATAAAAACATCATCGGCCCATAATTTAAGTGGTGGGCAAAAGCAGTTATTGGCTATTTGCGGTGTATTGGTTATGCAGCCAGAAATTATGGTTTTTGACGAGCCAACAACCATGTTGGATTTGCGCAATAAAAGGCGGATTGCTGAACTCATTCACAATCTGCCGCAAAGGGTTGTTTTGGTAAGCCATGATCTTGATCTTTTGCAAGATTTTGACCGTGTATTGGTTGTTGATGAGGGCAAATTAGCCTATGATGGAAGCGCCAATGCTGCCATCAAATTTTATAAAAATTTAATACAATGA
- a CDS encoding lysophospholipid acyltransferase family protein: MLFIRSILFIFAFYTASVLQVFLYTPFYFFLPRKKAWIVPKTWGRVTMFLFKHIVGTNYRLEGMENIPKGACIIAPKHQSMWETIMLCMCLEDPSLVLKRELMRLPIFGWFMWKIGMIPIDRGSPIRAMKAVINGAREKAADGRQIVIFPEGTRQEPGAEPSYKPGIIPIYSELSLPVIPIALNAGLFWPRSTVMRYPGTVIMRVLPAIEPGLNKREFLKTLEDVTEKACDDLLIEAANSKNPPALPEVAVKRLAKLGIDWQGPIR; encoded by the coding sequence GTGCTTTTTATACGATCGATATTATTCATATTTGCTTTTTATACCGCATCGGTTTTACAAGTTTTCCTTTATACGCCGTTTTATTTTTTCTTACCGCGAAAAAAAGCATGGATTGTTCCCAAAACTTGGGGACGTGTCACTATGTTTTTATTCAAACATATTGTTGGCACTAATTACCGGCTTGAGGGCATGGAAAATATTCCCAAAGGTGCTTGTATTATCGCACCTAAGCATCAATCCATGTGGGAAACAATTATGTTATGCATGTGCCTTGAAGATCCAAGCCTTGTGCTCAAACGCGAATTAATGCGTTTGCCAATTTTTGGGTGGTTTATGTGGAAAATTGGCATGATTCCTATTGATCGTGGCTCCCCAATAAGGGCGATGAAAGCGGTGATTAATGGTGCGCGTGAAAAGGCTGCCGATGGCCGGCAAATCGTTATTTTTCCTGAAGGTACACGCCAAGAACCGGGGGCAGAACCCAGCTATAAACCGGGCATTATACCAATTTATAGTGAATTATCGCTACCCGTTATTCCCATTGCATTAAATGCTGGGCTTTTTTGGCCACGCTCAACCGTCATGCGCTATCCAGGCACCGTTATCATGCGGGTTTTACCTGCTATTGAGCCTGGTCTTAACAAACGTGAATTTTTAAAAACACTAGAAGACGTTACCGAAAAAGCTTGTGATGATCTGTTGATTGAAGCTGCAAATAGCAAAAATCCACCGGCTTTACCAGAAGTGGCGGTCAAACGCTTGGCAAAACTCGGCATTGATTGGCAAGGGCCAATACGGTGA